TATGGACTATTTACTTCTACCCCCGGCAAAAGCCGAAAGCACCTTTTTGGGAACTGAGATTTCGAAACCAGTCCTGGGCCACGGACTCCATCCACAACGTTCTTTTGATCAATACGATAAGGGAAATATATCATATAGCTTTCTCGGGACAGAATATTAATCTACTTATTGATCAGTCCCccattgtggtgtgtgtgtacgtgAACTCATCACACCGTTGCAAGATGCATAATGTTTATCAGAAAACTTAATTCACTACCAAAATGTGATAAAAGACACTTTGTTTAGCAGTTCGGGGACCAGAACTTGAACCGAGGTCATGTTAGTGCCCTCCATCCCAGGTGTAAGCCTGGCTTCAGCTTACTGGGCAAAGGCTGAGACCAAGTTTCCCGATGTGGATGCAGACGCAGCGGTGAAGAACTGAATTTGAGAGCGCATCCTCTGCTTTGTATCTTCCATCCTTACAACAGCGTCGTCTCCTGGAGCTCTGGACACTCCATTAGTTAGCACTTGCATCCCCACTCTCTGCATCTGAATAAGTTCagacccctccctccccacctcaggtCTCTGAAAAATAGGTCCCCAGCAGCACCGTTTCATCCATCCTATACATTTCGGCATGTTCAAGAGGCTTACAGAATATTGTTGAGGTTTTTGAGACCGAATAATGGCTTTTCATATTTCCTAGAGGGGACCACGTAACTCATTTCTAAAATACTTAGATTAGCAAAGCTACTTCCCGCAGAGCTAGAGTAATATGGCGATGTTTTAATGCCTAACAACTTTTAGACTGATGAAAAGATAGAGCGTCCTCTCCCTCTATTGTGCTCCGACCACCCGAGAACAAAGCAACTGCAGAAGTAACTCCTCTTTTGCTTTATGAATGTCCTAtgcttttatatttgaaatgtctAAAGGgaaattttattctattaaataAAGTAAATGCCGAGACATGTTGGATGCTGTGAAGTCCATTAAACTGGATTTAAAAATCATAACCGTCCATCTTTACAGTTGTAACTTGTAagagggtttttttaaaaattactttcagtTAGTGTTTTGTTCAAAAATATTCGGCTTATTAAAgtagtatattttgtatattggcTCCATTTTAGAATCCAAAACATGACACTTTTACTTCAAAACCACCTCAAtctctgtttttcttaaataagtgttttaagtttaattttgttgccatcaaaaataaatttatttagtaaTTTGTGGTTAAAGGTGTCAGAGGATGAGGTCTTTTTGCACTTAGGGAATGTAAATTTTACTGCAAATTTAAAAGGAttaatcttttctttctatattcttttATACTAtcatggaaaataaattattgaaaaccACTTGCCTGCCACCCAGCCATTCCAATCCTTGTTAGGTCAGGCATCAGAACCATGTCCTTCAATAAACCTTGaggcattttgttctttttggagTGAGGGCAGAGAACTTATGAAGTAGGAGGGAACGTTCACATAAAACATCTTTGATCATGTGGGAGATGATGAATAAACTATGTATGAATTTGTAAATGATAACTGTATTGAAATCTGTTGTTGAAAAGTGTAAATTAAAATGACCGAGTAGTAGATGCTAGAAAATTGTCTTGGAAATTTAATATTTCTacttccttaaaaaaatttttttaaattttttaggtaAATGTGCTCCTAAAAAGATTGTATACTCTTTTACTAAAAAATTTTGTGGAAATTAAGTACCATTTGTGGGAGTggctcatttattattttaaaagtttctacaTTTATTATTCTGCAGATTCTAAAATAGTTATGAcctttatatgtaatttatacatTTGTCTTGCTGTTTTTCATTCCCTAAAAATTGATATTTGCACTTTAATACttaaacattttgtaattttacatttcttacaCTCAGGGAGAAAAAGTCCACATTACACTTAGTGTATTTATGATATAATTTTGGGAAATGTATTATTTAACCATTTGCTTCATTTTGTGATTAAAAACCCATTAGTGGTAAGCATTTTTAAGgtggcattttcttttaaaactttagagctaaaatatgttttcagatTGCTACTTCTGAACTCTGTCCTTCAACTATTTGACTTAATGTTGAGAAAAAGGGAAGATTGGACATTAAGGGAAATTCACACTGAAATTTCAGGcttaatcttcaaaaaaaaaaaaaaagttgtccttattttattttaaagcagaaataCTAGGCACCAAGGTGGACGGGACATGGGTAAAGGATGAAAACAACTGAATCATCAAGAGAGTATGTCTAGTTTTCCAGTTGGTCTACCTTTTCTAGTGTAAAGACTTAAGACATCAATAACTTTTAGTACAGTTCTCCTTAGCAAGTGATAAGTTGTGTATGGGTTCTAAAGGAGGGAAAATCACAGAAAAATGTTGTCCTGTTTTGAAAGTGTTTTAATTAGACAAAAGAAGCATCAGGACaaaccattttaaaaacaaagtcttGAAGTTGGGTGTTGAGATTGGCAAAAGGGGAAGCAAGGGAAAAGCCAAGGGAagataaaatattcagaagaaaGTCAAAGCTATCTGCAATTACATGTTAGAACAGATTTTGCAGGTGAAAAAGATGTTgcttaaatatattcataaaccTGTTGTAAGATTTTCACTTATGCAGTTTCAGAAAATTTAGCTGCTTAACATATGACAGAACTGTATTTTAACAAATGACATTAAAAGTCAGGAGAGCTATGCAGTTAATTGATAAAGTAGAGGCAACGTGGGGGAGCCCTCCCCACATTTATTGAAGATTTGTGGCTCCCCCAGCCCCGTTTGCCTGCATCAGGCTAACAACCTCATTCCTCCCATAAAGCCTGGCCAAATCACAGGCGGTGTCCCCCTTATGGTTCCGATGCCCCACATTGCTGGCCGTGTGCTTCACCAGGAACTCCACCACCCGGAGGTGGCCTTCTTTGGCAGCCAAGTGCAAGGGCAGGTTCCCTTCATTATCCTCGATGTTAACATCAGCTTGAAACTCCAGCAAAGTCTGTAAAGTGTCCAGGAAACCTGCTCTGGCCGCATCATGAATGACAGCGAAACCAGTTCGGTCTTTCAAATCGGGATTAGCACCTCTAAGTAGCAGTCTCCTGGCAATCTCGGGATTTCCAAGTTTCATAACCTGGAAAAGAAGTAGAAATGGTAGAATCCTTCAAGTGCTCATGctacagaattattttaaaatatctgcctGTCCTTTCATTTATGTAACTATTTATTTTTGATGGAGTTCTTGCGGAAGACCCATAGGATGGGGCTTGAAGGGGTCAAATGCAGAAAAGTGCTAGTAGGTGAAAGTAGAAGACAACTTCTAAAAATTGAGCTTCTATGATGGAACGTCTTAAATGGGCCCAAAAGTAGGATAAATTGATCAATAAGATAGAATTTGTGCAACATGTATAGCATTTGCTAACAACTCTGTTCTCTATGTTCCATGAAGAGTTGTGTAATTTCAcgaatttattaaaataacagaaacGGAATTTGGGATTTAAATAAGAGTCTCCTTCTGTTTGATTGTTCATGATCATAAAATGTGCCTGTGGTATTAATTCTAGAAAATCATATGTGgttaaactttattttctaaatagctACTGCAAACAAATAAGGATGTTGAGTTTCTCTAAACCAACTCCCTCAGCGAGTGTAAAAATGATGTCTTAAAAATCCAGGCCTGATATTTTCTTAAATGATCAATTTTTACAAGTTCCCTCCAAATAGATATAGCTCCAAATTTCCaagcatttcttaaaaatattttttatttgcaagTTATTTAATATTGGCTACTaggtgtattcaatgtttagaatccttcattttaaattacaaaacattACTGATTATTAAGGTGTTAAATAAGCCACAGTGTTCTAAATTGCTTATGATATCAATTTATATAAAACTAAGTTCCTGATATACCTTGTATCACAGTAGGAAATTATTGTAGGACAACTGTtcttgaaaataatgaaatagtcACCCTATTACATTATATACTGTTTCTTAAAGCTCTGACAAGCCTCCTGATTTTCAaatgagcaaaagaagaaaaaataagatatttaatgGGTGTTTTGGGACACGGACAGCCTTGTCTTGTGGTTTGAGCTCATTTAATAATCAACTGGTGATCCTGTGTTAGTTCCTTTTTCAGTTATTATCAAGCATTTAAGGAATAGCTATTTGTAAACTGCCaacattttaaaagtcagaatGTGGTATTAACACTTGCTATCAACATACAAATAATTCACATAACAAAGATTATCTACTATTGTTTGAATATATTTCACTCTATCAGTGGTCTCTTATAAAATATCTTGTAGAACAgcatgcaaatataaaatacatataatttagtTGTGAAAAAATATTACTTTCATTAACATGCCACACATTTTCAGCATTTACACtggtttatttatatttaggTATATCCATAATAatctaaatttataataaatatcttgTATAATAGACACTCAATGTTTATGAAATTAAATGCTAATGGAAAATACAAAGtcgttcttttttaaatgtttgtttaaaaaaatctaatcacacattaaataacataataaaatatatttagaatgagTAATATTTTGTAAATGCAAACTACATAGATGGACAAGATATTAAGCTCCCCTGTTGATAAAACTGTTGATTTTTAGCTCTTCCTTTGGAGCAGTGGTAAACAGtgatacataatttatatttcaagAACTTcaatgaaacatactttttggTTATTAAAAATTGATACGACCACAACTGTCTCTAAAGATTTAGTCATATTTAAGGACctggaatgagaaaaataagagacAGATACCTTGGATCTTTGTAAAGCAAACATACGATTAAGGCCTTTGATATTAACCTGATAGAAAAATGTACACTAGGAAGGTGGGAAAGGCTTTTGAAATTGAGTTAAATAAACATAATTGTAGAAGAAAATTCACCTTTTTTCACagaaaataatagcaatattGGAAATGGTTTTGAAGAAAGTTATTTCTTGACTTATGACACAACTTCAGAGTCAGGATTATACATATTGAAAATAAGCCTTGAAACTccagtttctgtgtgtgtgtttcgtTATATGTACAAGGACTAAGCCACAATAAGTGGGTGTTAGTATCTTGATAAGTATGTTTAATATAAACAAGATTGCAAAGTTGTATTAAAAATGTTtgtcaaaactttttaaaagaatattattaaTTTCCCAGTCTTCCTGTTCGTCAAAAATCCTGTAAAATCTTATTATGAACATGGGTTAAGTAGCTCATTCTTTGTGAAGTTTATATAATCTTTtgagttttcaaaaggaaacttTTCAATATATTAAGTTTGTTACTTTGCTATCATCACTAAACCTGTTCAAAACTActaggtagaaaaagaaaaaaaatcattacttaATGTAGCAGCAATAACAAGATAAATAATTTAGTATCTGTGCATAAACTTCCTTAATACTGAAATTTTTGCAAGGCCAGTGTATTCTGATTGAAAATATACAGACTGTATGGACTTTGTTTGTTAATAGTATATCTCTTGGcacttaaatttttaattcttgtAACCGAAACAAAGCCCTCTAAAAACCCTCTCCCCACTGGGTTTTCAAAAACAGCTTCAAGTGTTGCATTTCCAAATAAGAATAGCTCATAAGAATATCATCAGAACTCTGATAAAGCaactattttaaactattttgtcatttttctgtttctaagcCTTTCACCTAAGTTACATGATAAcattcagaagaggaaaaaaattatcagGTACAATACTTGGCAGCTAGACATGTGTCAATTGTTGCCTGTAAATTTAATTACTGAAAATTAGAGCACACCACGGCATGACCGTAGAGACAAAGACACTGCAGCTGAGCTCTGATTAGAAAATTCAACTTTTTATTCCTCCCGACTCCTGAATGAGTGGATGGTATTACATTAACTGTAAAATGTACATCCTGTCCCGGTGCCCAGGCCACCCATTCCAAACGAGGAAAGGTCGTTTGACAAAACTTGAAGCATTTGAAGGAAAAACACCCTCACCAGTAGTCAAGAAAATTAACGTTAAAGTCTATTATTGGGGGCAAAGTACGTAAAACCACTAATAGCAGTGTATTTACttcaaataataatcataataatgtgtTTACAGtgctgtctttaaaaacaaaacaaaacaaacaaacctcggCCCTACAATGACTACTTTAAAATCCCCACCGTCACAAAAACATTCCAAAAACTAAGACCAAATCTGGACCCCACTTGATATCAAGGATGTTATTGGATTTGAGGAGTTTATTCAAAGTACGTCATTTTGAGAAGTTGCATCCacttaaagatataaaatatggcAACCAACTAGGTTTAAAAACAGTGAAATTTTATGTCCCTGAAAGCTTAAAACCTGTAAATCTAGAAACCCGGGTCACGTAGGCAACATTATTGATTTGTTTTCCCCACCTCTCTGAATACCAACCTGCAGCGCAGTCCTTCCAAATCCATTTTGTGCATTGACGTTTACATTATTTTGCAACAAACTAGTAAGTTGCTCTAGGTCCCCCCTGGCAGCTGCGGACGCCAACTCGTTCCCCCAAGGCTCGGCCATTCTTTAGGGTCCTGACGATCAGGAAAAGATGAATTAGtcgtttttctttttcccttttcctttgctCCTAACCAGGCTGCATGATGGCATCGGAGACTGACAGAAGGACTGGGATGGTTAATCTGGAGTAGAGCTTGGTAGTAAATACTAGTAAGATCTGCCTGCCAAAAGCCCGCCCCTCGATTCACACGTGATTATTCAGCAAAACTGAGCCATTGGAGAGGGGCTCCTCGCCTCGCTTTTTTAGCTTAACCCCTATGAAGAATTCTGACGACtccacagagagacacacagacacacatacattcCTGGTTAATGACTCCGGACGTCAGATGTAGGCAGAGCTGTCACGTACCTACGCTACAGATCTCTGTGAGGAGTGTGTGTGGAGACTCAAAGGACTATAGATCGGGGCAGAAAATACCGCGGAAGGAAAGACATTCAGGGGGAAGAAAAGGCATTCACCCACCCTTGTTCACGGTGATGACTTGAGCCGTGTGAGGCAGAACTGGAGGGGCAGGTCCTCCAGGGGGCTCGGTTTCCATCCGTCTCGCCGAAGGGATAGTCCTGGGTCCTCCGCTGCTGGGAGAGCGCCGCGGTGGCTGGATGCTGACGTGCTCCGGAGGGTTAAAAGATGATCGCCAAAGGCGAACGGGAGTAGCAGTTCCGTGGCCCTCAAGTTACAGGTCGTAACGACTGCCCAGTGCTCTGGGCTTCTCCAGAAGAGCCTTTGGTCGCGTCCGGGCCAAGCCGTGGGCTAATGCCGCTCAAGAAAGCTCCGGAGCCCGCCCGCCAGGCAGCCGCAGCCCCGCCGAGCCTCAGAGGCCGTGGGAGCCGGGCTCGGCGCGCGTCTCCGGAGGCTGCCGGGCGTGCGGCGGGCCCCCGAGAAGCCCGTCATGCCGGCCCCGCCAGGTCCCGGGACTCCCGGCAGCCTGAGGAAGGAGAGCGATGCGGGAAGCGTCTACGGAGCCCGGACTGCTGGGGCAGCTCGCGGCAGCATTGCGGCTGCACTGGGCAGCCCCCCGGGAACTTCCCGCCTACGACCGAGCTCGTTCAGGCTTTCTGCTGTAGGCACTCATTGAGCTGCTGCCGCCGctgtcctttccttcctttcccggTTTTGTGGGGGCCTCCGGAGATGGGGAGAGTCCTGGGAAACGTAGGCCAAGTTCTGAGTAGGGACAGTCGCCGCAGTTCCAGGGCGCAGCCAGTCCCGTCGCCGTCTCGGCGAGCGCTCAGCAGCTTCGGCGCCCGGTGCCACTTCGCCACCTCTCGCGGTCCCCGGCCTGTGCCCCTTTGCTGCGGACAGGGCAGCCGCCAGCCAGCTGTGCCCTGGAGCCGAGCCTGGCAGCACTGCTTCCTCCCTGGCCGCACCGCTCCCAGTGACAGTTTCTTTTGTAGCTGATCCCCCCGTAGATCGCCGGTCCCTGCTCCTTTCACCTCTACAGGCACTTGCGTGTCGcccctttttttgcttttttccttcacTCCCTCCCTTGCTGCTTTTTTCGCTGAAACAATTGCTGCTTCTGTTGCCTCTCAGAGAGGGTGCCggtttcttctcccttttttccgACCTCATCagctttttttgaaaagaaaaaaaattgagcgCTTTTTGAGTTGAAAAACCCGCCCCCATTTTAACGGCAGAGTTTTAAGGAGGCTCGGCAGAGTTGCAGCGCCGCGGGAGCGGGAAGGCCGGGCACCGCCCACGCCCCGCCCTCCGCCCTGCTGGCGCTCGCGCTCGCAGTCTCGCACGCTCCGCCCGCTCGGTCCCGCGCCCTCATTCCCGCCTCCCGCTCTCCACCTCCTCCCGTCAAGTCTCTCGCGCCGGCTCCCTCCCGCCGGCTAGGCGGCCTGTCCCCAGCTGGAGCGGGGTTCGGCCCCGCGAAGCCCTGCCTGCCCTTCTCCTGCTGGCGGGCTTGAGTCTGTGACGCGAACCCCCAGCTGCCCCAATTCCTACGGGGGCGAGGACAGGGGTTTGTTATTTAAGACGGTTGTGGAGGGCCGCAGGGTCTTTGAGGCTCCGCAGCGTAGGCTGCGGGAAGGCGGACAGCGAGCTGGCATAAAGGGAGTCGTTCTTCAGCGCTAGCGGGGCAGGTCGGCCCGCCTCTGTGCTCCCCCGCCAGGCTCGCAAAGTTCGGGCGGCCAGGCCTGCGGCTGCGGCTGCCTCCTCTAGGGCGCGCGCGCTCTGTAAACTCGGCCTCCTTCGCTGAGCCCTGGGCCTCGGCCTCGCACCTGCCAGATCCACGCCCGACGGCGCGGTGGGCAGGGGTGGCCGCGGGGGTGGAGGGAAAAACCCGGACTGCCACTAAGCACAGTGCTCACAAAAAGCAAGTCTTGTATAGACTGAATTTTATGAAAACTTAAGACGTGGCGTATGTAAGAACGAACTCTGAAGCCTTAATTAATCAAGGACTAGAAACTGCGAAATAGTCCTATTATtagggaaaaaggagaaaagcagtTAAATTTAAAGCAAAGTTTAAAATAAGTCCTGTGAAGTGTTTTCTAACAAAGCCATTTCTTGGTTGCCGAAGTTCTCTCACTACTTAGAAGTGGCTTGGATTTTGGGGatgtggggttggggagggtgtCTAGAACGGTCTCTCTCCTAATCCTTTATTTAATCATCCGACACCAATTTCCAGTActtttaacttcctcttttagcTATGTGAGATTAATTAACTattgctttctgtatttttatactcttaaaaatatCCAACACGGTTGCATGATGCACCCAGTGGTCAAAATGAAACCAAGCAAAAAATGACAAGTCTAATTAGAACCGGCCTTTGGCAAGCGGATCCACCAGCAGTATCTGTACCCTTCTTGAAGTACACTGGGAGTATTAGCGACAAAACACACCAGAAACATCTGGATAATCATCCAGCAAGAGACTGGCTGGTAGGTAGAGGGAAAGTTGAAACTGGGAAGAATCTGGCAGTGTTTTCTTTAACGTAATTGTTGAGAAAAAAACTAGAGTTCTTTTCTTAGGTAACTAAACTTGAATTGTGAATcaaatgagaactacaaaacaagAAATTAACTCTCTTTTTCTTACATATATGTAGACGTTTCAAATAGAAGCATTTAAGGTTCCATTTATACcagtaagaaataaataataatttacttttGATTATTCTGGGAACTGTGTAATCTTTTCATACAGCCAGAGGGTGTGAGGACATATTAGCACTGTTGGCTGATAAGAGAGAACTGGTATTAGTCCAATTTATGAGGATTGCCTTCTAGCATTTATTATGGTTTCTTGCTTAGAGATAAATTGTAAAGAGGAAGAATCTTAAATTGTTTGATTACATAACGTACTAtaattttcatgaaataaaatgCTTATTGCTGAACAACTAAGTAAAACTTATGATAATTTAAGATGTACACAGAGTTGTATTAAGATTTTTGGAGGCCCTAAGCACTGAAAAGATTTTGATGTTCTACCACCTCTTCctcatatagaaataaaaagaaaaataagagaaccCCAAAATAAGAGTAAAAAAGTCCAACAAAGTTCTGATTTTTTCCCCATGATGGCTACTTCAGTGGTTTTGctgagatattaaaatatttggcaaagtttgtttgtttttttttttttttaacattctggTTTTGCTGGTGCCCTGAAGCATATGCTTCATCTGCCTGTTGGGTAAACCATAATTGGCAGTGCAGAGCTTAGGATCTTAGTTCAGAAGGCATACATAAGTATTACACAGTAACTCCAATGAAAATCTAGTATATATTGAGGGCTAGTTCACTAAAGCAGATTCAAGGGTATCCCTACCCTCAATAAGCTTATATTCTAACATGGCTTACAAGAAAAATTCATAGTTAAGTTTCTACTATATTGAGAGTGgtgctttcctttttaaaatcaaaatgataaGTACATCAAATACTGAAATATTAGATATTAAATATTAACAGTCATGGAAACCTTTTGCTCCAGCAGTTCATAATCATTTAAGGAGACATagaaatggccgggcgcggtggctcaggcctataatcccagcattttgggaggccgaggtgggcagatcacctgaggtcaggagttcgagaccagcctggccaacatggctaaaccccaactccactaaaaatacaaaaaaaaattagctgggcgtggtggctggcgcctgtaatcccagctgctcaggaggctgaggcaggagaattgcttgaacctgggaggcagtggtggtggcagtgaactgagactgcgccactgcactccagcagtctccaaaaaaaaaaaaaaaaaaaaaagacatagaataGAAATGTGATTCAGTCAAATTATTCTGTGCTTTTCCCTCATTGACTCAAGTAGGTACAGTTTCTGAATGATTAACTTTTGGAAATGTTTATGTGGTATTTACCATTTCTTTAACTGGTCTCAAAGTCTTCCTTTTTGTTGTATTTATAGATCAACAGAGATGGAAAACAGACTGGGCACCCCCAGGCAGCCTTTTTTGTCACTTTATAATTGTGGCTTCAgcattttatttctgagattcAGTGGTTTTTTTCATATAGGTActtatttatgaaaattttttattatttttattttattttatttttgagacaggttctcactctgttgcccaggctagagtgcagtggcttggtcatggtcatggctcactgaagccttgacttcccaggcccaagtgaccctcctacctcagcctccagagtagctaggaccacaggcatgctccaccatgcctggataattcttctaattttgtggagatggggtcttcctatattggccaggctgaaagttttttttttgagacggagtctcgctctgtcatcaggctggagtgcggtggcgcgatcccggctcactgcaat
This portion of the Pongo abelii isolate AG06213 chromosome 1, NHGRI_mPonAbe1-v2.0_pri, whole genome shotgun sequence genome encodes:
- the CDKN2C gene encoding cyclin-dependent kinase 4 inhibitor C — its product is MAEPWGNELASAAARGDLEQLTSLLQNNVNVNAQNGFGRTALQVMKLGNPEIARRLLLRGANPDLKDRTGFAVIHDAARAGFLDTLQTLLEFQADVNIEDNEGNLPLHLAAKEGHLRVVEFLVKHTASNVGHRNHKGDTACDLARLYGRNEVVSLMQANGAGGATNLQ